The DNA sequence GTCAAAGCTGATACCGGCAAACGCCCCGCGCCGACTGAGCCCCTCAACCGACAGAACGACGCTGCCCGGTGCGCTGGCCGATTCCGGGAACAGGCTGTCGAGCTTTCGTCCTACCATCATCGCAATCAGTGTATCGATGTCGAGTTCGGCAGCCGGCTTTGTCGCGATGTACCTGCCATCCCGTAACACGGTAATGGTATCGGCGATGGTGAAAATCTCGTCCATCTTGTGGGAGATGTAGATGATGGCCACGCCCTGCCGGGTCAGCTCGCCAATGAGCCGAAAGAGCGTAGCCACTTCCGTATCGGCCAGGGCCGACGTTGGCTCATCCATGATGATGACTTTGGCGTTGTTCGAGATGGCTTTGGCAATCTCAACCATCTGCATTTCGGCCACGCTGAGGTATTTCACCGGCGTATCGGGCCGGATGACAACGCCCATCCGTTCCAGCAGGACACTCGCTTTAGCCGTCAGCTGCCGGTCGTCCAGCCAGCCCAGCCAGCGCCCGCTGGTTTCCCGGCCGAGGTATATGTTCTGGGCTACGGTCAGTTCGGGAATCATGAGCATCTCCTGGTGGATCATGGAAATGCCCCGTTTCAGCATCTGGCTGACGTTGCCCGTCGTCAGGTCGTTGCCTTCGAACAGGATCTCACCCGAATCGGGGCTGTGCAGTCCGATCAGGATCTTCATCAGCGTCGACTTCCCCGCCCCGTTCTCCCCCATGAGCGCGTGCACCTCTCCTTTCCGAATGGTCAGCTGAACATCGTCCAGCGCTTTCACGCCCGAAAACGATTTCGTCAATCCGCGTACCTGAAGGATGTTATCCGAAGTCATAAAGCGTCAATAATAGTATCAGAGTCTGGACGGCTCCGTCCGAAAACAGTTGAATATTACCCACCCGACCGGGACTGTCCAGGGGCGGCAGGAACTATCCCCGACTGGTCAGTCAAGCGCCGTAGGTGCGACATGCCTGACAGACATATCGCCCCTACGGCGCTGTATTACAACCGGATAGGCCCTGACGGGTAGTACCTAGACCAGCTCTGTTTTGAAGCCGGCAAAGGATTCAACACCCGTCTCTTTCCAGCTCCGGGTAGCGGCCGACTCCAGGACGGCTTCGCATACTTTCTGGGTTTCCAGGGCGTCCTGGAACGTTGGCGAACAGGGTTCACCCGTTTCCAGACTCTTCAGGAAGTCGGCAACCTGGTGCGTAAACGTGTGCTCGTAGCCAATGCTCGTTCCCGGAATCCACCACCGGTTCATGTACGGCTGATCGCCGTCGGAGATGTGGATAGACCGCCAGCCCCGCACTACTGACTCATCGTTATGGTCGAAATACTCCAGCCGGTTCATGTCGTGCAGATCCCAGCGGATGGACGCATGTTCGCCGTTGATTTCGAAGGTATACAAGGCTTTGTGACCACGGGCGTAGCGAGTCGCTTCGAACAGACCCAGCGAGCCGTTGCCGAAATGGCAGTGGAACAGGCAGGCATCATCGATACCTACTTTCTGAACTTTGCCGGTCAGCTGGTGAACGCGCTCCTTGATAAACGTCTCGGTCATGGCCGACACGTCGGTGATGCTTCCGTTGAGCCACATGGCCGTATCGATGCAGTGGGCGAGCAGATCGCCCGTCACGCCCGATCCAGCGGCATCGGCATCCAGCCGCCAGAGCGCAGCCCCACCCTGCGGCAGGTCGGCACTGATGGTCCAGTCCTGGAGGAAGTTAGCGCGGTAGTGAAAAACCTTACCCAGCTTACCCGAATCAACGATCTGTTTGGCGAGGGTAACGGCGGGAACCCGGCGGTAGTTATACCAGACGGTGTTGGCAACGCCCGCTTTCTCGATAGCTTCCACCATTTCCTTGCCCTCCGCTACGGTACGGGCGAGGGGTTTTTCGCACAAGATCATCTTTCCCGCTTCGGCAGCGGCAATGGCGATGACCGCGTGGGTATCGTTGGGCGTGCAGATGTCGACAGCGTCAATATCGTCGCGGGCGATGAGGGCCCGCCAGTCGGTTTCGAACGATTCATAGCCCCACTGTTCCGCAAACGCTTTTACCTTTTCGGCATCGCGCGAGCAAACTGCTTTCAGTACGGGGGTGTATTCCAGTTCCGGGAAGAAATGCGGAACCTGGTTATAGCCATTGGAGTGGATGCGACCCATCAGACCGGTTCCGATCAAACCAATCCGTAACGTTTTCTTTGTTGCCATTGTCAAGGTTTAGTTTTTGGGGTGAAGGGGTTTATCAGGCCTCGTACCAGCCATGTTGCTGGCGGACTTTGATCATCGTCGCCAGAATATCATTCCAGGTCTGCTGGTTGGTCATGACGCTGTTAGGGAACATGCAGCCATCCCAGCAGATGTGACGGAAGGCTTTGGTGAGCACCCCGTTCTCGTCGCGCAGCCAGTAACCGGCATCATGAACGACATCGAGTTTACCGTTGGGGTCCAGCGCCTGGCAGTGGCGACCGGTTTTGTCGTGCGAGCCCGACCCAAAAACGGTTCCGTCATTCTGGGCCACGTGGAAGTCGATCGTCCAGGGGCGCAGAGCGTTGGTCAACGTCACAAGGGCCTCTTCCAGCGTCTTCCGGTCGCTCCAGTCGTAGTCGGCGGGCAGAATCCGGTCCTGTTCGCGGTTATAGCCCATGGTGTAGAGCAGCGTGTGTGCCATATCGGCCTGAAAACCCATATTAGGGCGATTGACCGATTCCAGCGTTTCGAGCATGGTTTTCCAGCTGTGCATACCGCCCCAGCAGATTTCACCCTCGGCCGCCAGCTTCTCGCCGTAATCGGCCGCTACGTCGCAGGCTTCCTGGAAGGTCTGGACAATGAGTTTGTTATTACCAACCGGATCAGCATCCCACTCGTGCGGAGTGCTGGCCGAGTCGATCCGGACAACACCACTGGGCCGGATACCCAACTCCGTCAGTTTCTGCCCGATGTGGCAGGACTTGCGAACCATCTCAACAAAGTTGGCCCGGTCTTCCTTGCTGCCCATGGCGGGTCCCCCCCAGATGGGCGCTACCAGCGAACCAATCTTCAGGTTATAGCCACCCACTTTATCGGCCAGTTTTTTGATGTCGTCGTCCGATATATTGACATCGATGTGTTCAAACAGGGCCAAATCGACACCATCGAATTTCACCCCGTCGACTTCGGCACCAGCGGTCATCTCCAGCATCGTATCAAAACCCACAACCGGTTCGGAATCTGGACCTTTACCTACCACACCAGGCCACATAGCGTTGTGTAGTTTGGGATAGTTATTTTCGTTCATGAGGGTGGTTATATGGTTTATAGTTCTATTAAGAAGTTGTTACACAGCAATGCGCAGAGAAGAAGGGGATGCACAGCGGTGGGGTCAAGTATAAAGAAATCACAGGGCATCTCCTTCACCTCAACGAATCTCTGTGTAACAATGCCTTGTCGCTTACACTACTAGATCAGGGTTATTGGGACCGAAGTGTTTCAGCATCACAATCGGGTCGGTAGTTGATGGGTTGACAATGGTAACCCCTTCCAGGGCGGCTTTCTCGCTCACGAAAAATTCGTCGTTCGTCAGTTGCCCGTAGCGGATCAGGGCCGGGGTTTCGATGTCCCACACGCCCATTTTGCCGTGGCCCTGCATAACGATGAGTCCGTAGGCCGCGCTGTCTTTGATCGTGACCGTAGCACCAGGCTGAACGGTCAGTTCTTTGGCGCTGAAGGCGTCGGATTTGTAGCAAACCCAATTTTCTACGTAGCCTTCGGCTTGCATCGCGGCCAGGTCCTTCACGGGTTTGGGAGCCATGAACCGGTTGGCCATCATCTGCGGGTCAACGTTCAGGTCCCAGTCAATGGCCTCGAGCAGCTGGTCATAGTCACCCATCCGGTCCTGGGGCGTACCGTTCCAGAGCAACTCTTCGGGAATGATCGCTTCGTTCACCAGCGACTGGTACATGGCAAAAACATCCGATGCTTTCTGCGGCTCGTAGGTACAGAGGCTACCCGGCGCGTGGAGCAATCCGGGCGGTACATCCCAGCCGGTGCCGGGCTCCAGCCGGTAGGCCGACGAGTAGTTGGTGATCTTATTATCGCCCTTGGTGAAGTTGACGAGGCATTCGCGGATCTGCTCTTTCGTGGTGCCGGGGGCAATGCCAATGAACGTATACGGAAAATCGCCCCCGTGGTTATTCAGCTGGGGCGGGAAATAATAGGCTTCCGGCTTACCGAGTTGCCCAATGAGCGCGGCCTGCTCGTCGTTGTGGTGGAGGTGATGGGGCAAAGGACCCATATTGTCGAAGAACTTGGAGTACATGGGCCAGCTCCGGTACTCGTTCCACAGCCGGTCGCCGATCAACGCACCCTGCAGTTCGTCGACGGCATCTTTGAGCAGGAACTGAACCTCGTTATCACCATCGGTGAATACAACGGCACTCAGACCTTCGTTTTCGCCCGTCAATGGCCCGTTCTTAGCGGGCGTGGTTGAGGATAGCCAGCGTTCGTCGATACCACCGCGCACCCCACCCAGCACATAATAATCGTCGGGGTGTAACTTGATGCGCCGGCCCGGTACGCAGAACGACCGGGGTACCCAGGTGGGAGCCAGCCGCAGGATACCACGTCCCTGTTCCAATGCTTTTTCTGCCTGACTGACAATTGAGGTTGTTTCCATGAAGAGTTTTGAGTTAATCGGTTTACGCTGAAAGGGTCAGAAATTGGTTAATGGGTTCGTCGGTCGTCAATACGTCAACCGCTACGTCGTAAGTCCGGCGGTCGCCCGGTTCAACGAACAGGAGTGTCTGCTGCTCACGGGCTTTGGCCTGGCCAATGGGCGGGTGGGTGCCGGGTTCGATACCCGTTACGTATTCACCCCGCCCCCAGTGCTGCCAGTTGGTTAGCCAGGGCAGCTGGTCTTTCTGAAAACGCAGCGCCACCGCCAGGCCGAGCCGGGCATTGTACAGGCCCGCCGAACAGCGACCGGCTTGATCGGGAGCCGCATCGATGAACGCCACAGCTTCGCCGGTTCCACGGTGCTGGTCCAGCGGTGCCGGGCAGGTTCGGAAGTCGTATCCCTTACGAAAGATGTCGCCGTTGATACCGCCTTCGCGTGCCTGCCAGTCGCCCTGCCAGATGAGTTTAGTGCCTTCATCGACCAGGGGCCAGCCAAAGTTAAAGTGATAAAGCAGCATGTGCGGAGCCGACGTATTGGCCCGGTTAACGACTTCATCGTGAATCCGGATCGTCGACTGGCCGATCGTACCCGAAATGGTTCGTCGTAGCTCCAGGCTGGGGCCAAACACGCTCGTTTCGCGGATGAGGCCGGTGATATGCATGTCAAGTTTTCCCGCTACGGGATCTGGCTGGCTGATGGACTCAATCTCGGCGGGACAATTGCCGATCAGGCCGTGCAGCCCCCGCTCGCCGAAGGCATCCTGTTCGGCACCGCCCACGTGGGTCAGCCCGCAGGTGGTGAGCAGACCACCATTAAAGGTTCGAAGCCAGTTGAGTCCCCGATCCGGGAATGCCTGGGGCGGGGTGATGCCGGAATGGCTCAGCCAGGCCAGACTATGCTGGTTATAAAACGCATCGGCAATGTCCATTGCCCGGTCAATGACTACTTTATAGCGCAGGCCGGTTCCGGTATTGATCCAGGCGATGCGCGTGCCCCGGCCAGCGCCGTTGTCGAGTACGGATGTTTCGATGCCCCCGATCTGGGCCGAATTGGATAGTTTATCTGTCCAGAGTTGTTGAGTCAAAACGAATTCTTGGTTAACAGTTATTGAAAAATTACCTGGGCTGTTGACGGGCACCCACTCAGAATTACACGCCACAACCGGAGGACCAGGCCCACCGGCAGGGTTGCCGCCCGCCCTACCCCTGGTCGAGCTTCCTTGCTGGAACGTAGCGACTACGTCTTCCCCGCGCCGGGAATCCAGCCGTTTTGCCCTACAACTGTTTCAGCATCAGGTTTCGGTACTGCACTTTCATGGGCGGGCCCACGTGAACCTGCACGCCCAGGAGCCCTTTAGCTTTCCCGTTCACAGTGTCGTTATCGGTGACATCGCTCATGAGGACCCCGTTGATGTAATGCTGCAGGTGGTTTCCTTTCACGATCAGGTGGAAGGTGTTCCAGTTCTCGCTTTTAATGAAAGTCTTTAAGGAGTCGGAGCTACCCAACGAACCCGTTACCGTCAGGCCCGACCAGGCATTATTTTTCACATTTGCCCGGACGGCTTCGGGGGTTGCGTCACCCGAGTAGGCCGGAATGGTCGTCTTCTGCCCCCGGTAGGCCAGCGTTGTCCGTTTGCGTTCTTCGTAGTTCTGGCCCGTATAGCGGTTCCGCCCGTCAATGTCGGCCTGGTAGCCACGCAGAGCGAAGGGTACGTCGGTGAGCCGGTCGCTGCGGTAGTTGATACCCGAGTTGCCGGCTTCGGTGATGTTAAACTCACCCTTGAGTTCAAAATCAGCGGGTTCGCCCCCTTTCCAAATGATGAACGAGTTCGTTTTCAGGAGTGTGGCGGGGGTAATTTCACCAACGAGGTTCCCGTTTTCGACCCGCCAGTAGGTAGGATCACCGTCCCAGCCGTTCAGGGTCTTTCCGTCGAATATCTGGACAAATCCGTCTTTCGTGCTTTTGGTGTTCTGCGCCATGCAGGACGTGGTGATGCTGGCGGTCGCGAGGACCGCCAGCATCAACCCCGCTGACATATACTGTGAAACTGCTTTTAAAATCATGTCGGGTTGAGTTACTGATTATTTACCTTTCGATGCGCCAGCGTTGGCCTTATATACCTCGTTGTTCTCGTTGCCCCCCGCTTTCAGGTACGCGATCAGGTCTTTCAGCTCATCGGCGTTCAGGCTGTTGATCAGGCCCGGCAGCATGATGGATTCGGTCGAGTTCTTCTTCGATACCACGTCTTTCTTGGGAATCTTCCGCAGTTGATCGGCGGCAAACGGGTTCTGCGAAATCGAGTAGTTCAGCTTGTCTTCGTTGATCAGCCGCCCCAGTACAGACTCCCCGTTTTTGAGCGTGAAAATGGTCGACGCATACTGATCGGATACGGTTTTGCTCGGCATGATGATCGCTTCCAGCATGTCCTTGTTCGAGAAGCGGGTGCCCAGCTGGGTCAGGTCGGGACCAATATCGCCCCCTTCGCCCCGCATGGAGTGGCACCGGCTGCACAGCACGGCCGCGTAAATTTTCTTACCCGTATCGAAGCTGCGGTTAGCCATACCACTGTCGACAGCCGCCAGGGCGGCCGCCATGTCCCAACGACGCCCCGGTCCTTTGGGCGCAAAATCCGTAGCCAGGTCATTACCCGACTTGGCCAGCAGATCGGCACCGGACATCTTATCGTAGCGGGCAACCTGTTCTTTCGGTACGTGAGCCAGCGCCAGTTTCCGGGCGCGGTCGATGAAACCAACGTAGCTCCGGCCACCCTGAAATTTAAAGGCATTGCCAAACCAGGTGAAATACTTGTCCCGCAGTTCCGGCGTCCAGCCCGTATCCTCGCGGCTCAGCATAACGGCGTAGAACGTCTGTTGCAGCGGTGGTACCTTCTCCAGCATCTTGGCAATGTCGAGCCCGTATTGCGGGTTGCGCAGAATCAGGTCAGACGATGCGGTTGAGGTTTCGAGGCCCAGGTCTTTGCTGCCGGCTTCGTCTTTGACATCCATCAGTGCCAGCGTCTTTCCTACGACCCCCGGTGCTTCCAGCGCTATTAACACCCGGCTGAGACCCCGGTTCATCAGGGCCGTTTTTGCCGGGTAGTGCGGGTTCAAAAACGCGACTACCTTCTCTTTGTCGGCTCCTTCGGGCATACCCATGCGCAGGAAAACCAGTTCAAACGCCCGGCACAGGTCGAACTGCTGCGATTCGGGCAGTTTATCGTAATTGATTTTCACGAGTGCATTGAGGAGCTGGCTTTTCTGAGCCGGGGTGCCCTGCCGGGCCAGCGCAACGGCCGCCTGCGTCAGACGCTGCGGATCGGTTTCGGTGAACACTTTATCCTGCCACTGGGCAACGGGCTGGTGTTCGACGGCAATCCGGGCGGCATAGCGCACAAACCGGTCGGGGTGGTTCAGGTTCGGCCAGGCCGCAGCCAGTGCCGACGGATTAGGGCCCTGGTGGTACTGCTCGAGCTGGGTTCTCAGCTGGTGCTCTTTGGTGATGACGGGTGCCTTGGCCACGGGCGTCACCGACTCCGTCCCGGTGTAGGTGACCCGGTACAGATCCGACTCCAGGCGACGACCGCCGGTCAGGAAGTACATGGCTCCATCGGGACCGATCATTCCATCGGTGAGCGGCAGCGGTGACCCTGAGATAAACTCTTCCCGCTCTCCTTCGTAGGTAGCTCCTTTAGGTTTCAGACGAATGGAGTAGATGATACCGAAGCTCCAGTCGAAGGCAAATAACGACTGGCGATAGCGCTCCGGAAAACGGGCCTTGTCGCCATACATCAGGTTCGTTGGCGATCCCTGACCGATATTTAACACCGGTGGTAAATTATCCGGATTGGCAGGTAACCACTTGCCATTACCCGTACGCCAGCCAAATTCCGCGCCACTTGGTACGTGACAGATACGGGTGGGCCGGTACCAGGGAAGGCCAAAATCCCACTCCATATCAGAATCATAGGCAAACATATCGCCGGCTTCATTGAAGGCAATATCAAAGGCATTCCGGAAGCCCGCGCCCATGAGTTCCCAGCGTTTGCCTTCGGGGTCAATTTTGGCGATCCAGCCGCCCGGCGCCATCCGGTCGTTGGCATGACCACGCGGGTCTTTTATCTGCGGGAACAGGTTGTCTTCTTTCCAGTTCGAGGGAAGGCGGTAGGCGTCCATCTGCGGCACATCCACGTGGTTTCCCGCGACCAGGTATATAGACTTCCCGTCGGGTGAGAGCTTCATGCTGTGCGGACCGTGTTCCCCCTCCTGCCCTTTCAGTTCTTTCAGCAGGGTGATCGTCTCAAACTGATCGTCGCCATTGGTGTCCTGCAGGCGATATAATCCGGTTGGTTTGTTGAAGTTTTTGTTCACCCGGTTGTTGACCATCACATACAGGCTGTTAAACGCATACAACAAGCCCTGCGCGTAGCCCATACCCACCGTTGTATCGCCCGGCTGAACGACACCTACCTTTAACTTCTCTACTTTGGGTTGCTGCGTACCTGACCCAACGGGCGGCACCTCCAGCCGATACAGAAATCCGTACTGGTCGGAGGTGATCATCCGACCTTTGTCGTCGAACGCCATGGCAACCCAGGAGCCCTGCTGGTTCTCGGAGGGGCTGTAGAGGTGTTCGGCTTTAAAACCAGGGAGAAGCTTTAGTTTATCGATCTTGGGATTGTCGACCTTGGGTTCTCCCGTGTCAACTCCCTGCATGCCAACCCAGGAAGTGCCAATCAGGGCGAGTGCCGAGAGAGCCAGTCCAAGTTTAGCCACGTTGAATGTAGAAAACATAGTTACTTACGATAAAGGTTTACTGAATACACTTGATTTGGGGCCAGACTGGCAGCGAAGCAGGCCGACCAAACGGTCTCTCTCCGATGTAGACGACTTGTTGGGAGCCGCCCGGCGTTCTTTGCGGTATAGGAGAGAAAGCGGATTAAGGAGGGTTTCTCACACTTGAAAGCGGGAAAACAGGAACAAATCCGACCACCTCCCGGTCCCGGTACCCAACCGGCCTCTTAACACAGTGGGAGTGAACAAGTCCATTGGGCACATACCAACAGCTGTCCACTCCCCTGTAGCACTCATCGAAAAATCAGAAATTTGGCGTTAAGGCAGCCTCAACCGCAGGCAGGCCGTAGTAATCATCCAGGACGGTAAAGGCGTTTGGTGGTGGCACCGCTCCGGCCGGGAAATAATAAGCCGCCGGGTTGGCTTTTACCTTTGCTCCATAGGCACCGATGATCTCTTTCACCCGGCCCGTTCTCGTCAGGTCAAACCAGCGTTTGTTTTCGAAAGCCAGTTCAACGCGCCGTTCCTTGAAGATGGCTTCCCGCATATCCGCCTGCCCTGATGCGGGCGTGGCCGCCAGACCGGCGCGGGTCCGTACCTGGTTGATATAGGTGGCCGCTTCACCGGTTTTACCCTGCTCGTTCAGGGCTTCGGCCAGGAACAGCAGCACTTCGGCGTAGCGGTAGACGGGCCAGTTCTGCCCCGTGTTGTTGTGCAGCGAATGCACCCGCGCGTATTTCTTGATGTATGGATACGTTTTGTTAGCGCGCAGGCTTCCGCTCAGCGTAACGGTTCCGATGGAAATGTCTTTCCGTTTGTCACCCGTTTCGTAGGCCGCAATCAGATCCGGCGTCGGGATGTTGTTGCTCTCCTGAGACGTTGGCTGCGGGTTCGATGTTCCCACGATCGGTGCGATCTCCAGCGCGGTGATTGGCGACGGGATGAAGCGGTAGATCTGGTTGCCATTGTAACCGGCCGATCCTTCCATGTACTGGATCTCGAAGACCGATTCCGCATTGTTCTTGTTCGTGCTGGTGAACGAAAACGCATCGTTGTAATCAGGCATCAGCGAATAGCCGTCGTTGGTCACAATCGACTTCAGCTGCGTTTCGGCCTGCGCCCATTTTTTCTGGGTGATGTACAGGTTTGCCAGCAGCGTTTTGGCCGCGCCCGACGTAGCCCGACCCGGTGTTTGGGTCGCCTTGTTTGGCAGGGCGGTACTGGCCGCTAAGGCGTCCTTCTCGATCTGGGCGTAGATTTCGGCGGTCGTCGATAGCGGTAGGGCCGCGTCTTCCCGACCCGTGACCGGTACGAGGTGCAGGGGCACTTTGCCGAACAGCCGAACCAGATCGAAATAAGCAAACGCCCGTAGGAACAGCGCCTGCCCTTTCAGGTTATTCTTCACCGCATCCGAACTGAACGTCACCCCAGGTCCGTCGATGAGCGCCAGCACCTGGTTGGCGCGGGCAATGATTACGTAGTTTAGCCGGTACTGGACCAGCACGTTGTCGTTGGCGGTGACCCCGTTCGCCGTGGGAACGGCGAAGTCTGCTACGTTCTCGGTTGGGTCAACCGCGCCATACAGGGTATTGCGGGCGTAGTAGGTATTATCGGAGTGCATTTCCTCCAGTACCCAGGCCCGTTCGTTGTACATCTGCCGGAACGGTACGTAGGCCCCGTTGACAGCCTGCTGAAAGTCGGCTTCGGTCTTGAAAAACGTTGCCGAGCTCAGCGCAGTTTCGGGTATTACGGTCAGAAAATCTTTGCCGCATCCGGTCAGGGCAAAGGCCAACAGGCAGGCGGCTATGTATTTACGTTTCATATAGATCGAAATGAGTTTAAAGGCTCGTTACTGGTCGCTGCGTTGCCGGGTGAAGTCATCGCCCGGTAACGCAGCGACGATGAATTAGAAGTTCAGGTTGACACCGAGGGTGAAGGTGCGGGGAACCGGGTAGTTCGAGAAATCGACACCCTGCGCCAGGTTACCGCCGTCCCCGTCGCCGGTTCCGTTACCGCTGGTTTCCGGGTTCGGGCCACCCCAGTACTTCGTGAAGATGTAGACCTGCTGAGCCGAAGCATACACCCGGGCCGACTTGAAGAGCCTATTAACAGCGCCCAGCGTATAGCCCAGGGTTATGTTTTTGATGGTGAAGAACGACGCGTCGGCCAGGAACTGCGTACTGTGCCAGTCGCGTTCGATACCGGTGTAGTTACCGCCGTTGTTGGTCGCACCAAACTGACCGGCACCGGGCGTAATGACCGTCGTAGCCACGCCAACGCCGTTGGTCAGGACGTTTTTAACGCGGAAGCGGTCTTTCACACCTTCTACCATGTTGAACACCGCGTCCAGGTTGGCGGTACTGTACAGGTGGCGCACCCACAGCTGGTTACCGTATGAGCCCGAACCCGTAACCGAGAAATCGAAGTTGCCGTACTTGAGGTCGTTGGTGATCCCGTAGATGAATTTCGGGAAGGGGCTGCCAATGATGGTCCGGTCGTCGTTATCGCCACCGTTGGTGATCACGCCATCGCCGTTAACGTCCTTGAACTTGATAGTACCGATGGCCGACCGACCTGGAATGATGGGCGAGGTTCTGAGTTCTTCAGCACTCTGGTAGTAGCCTTCTTTAACCAGCCCGTAGAACTGCCCGAACGGCTTGCCAACCTGCGCAATGTGGTAACCCGTGCCGCCGTATACCCGGTCGATACCCGGTGCCAGCGACACAACCAGGTTGCGGTTGAACGAGATGTTGGCGTTGGTCGTCCACTTCAGCTTGCCGGTCGTGTTCTTGGTCGTCAGCGAGAACTCGTGCCCCCAGAACTTGATTTCGCCAATGTTGTCATTGAAGTTCGTGAAGCCCGACTCCTGCGGAATCTGTACGGCGTAAAGCAGGTTCGTCGTCCGCTTGGTGTAGAAATCGTAGATGAACTGCACCCGGTCGTTGAACAGCCCCAGATCAAGGCCCATATCGAACTGCTTGGTCGTTTCCCAGCCCAGGTTGGGGTTCGCCAGCGACGTAACGACGGCACCCGTAGCGACGTTGCTGCCAAAAACGGCATTGGTCGTGTTGTTAACCAGCGCGTAGGATGTGTAGTTACCGATGTTGTTGTTACCGATGACCCCGAAACTGGCCCGAACTTTAGCGAACGAAACCGCCTGGATGGGCTTCAGGAAATCTTCGTCGGAGATGACCCAGCCTACCGATGCCGACGGGAACGTACCAAACTGGTTGTTGGCACCGAAGCGCGACGAACCATCCGTCCGGACAGCCGCCGTAAAGAGGTATTTCCCTTTGTAGTTATAGGTCAGGCGAGACAGGTAGGAGGTCAGGGTCCACTGGTTGATGCCATT is a window from the Spirosoma rigui genome containing:
- a CDS encoding sugar ABC transporter ATP-binding protein — its product is MTSDNILQVRGLTKSFSGVKALDDVQLTIRKGEVHALMGENGAGKSTLMKILIGLHSPDSGEILFEGNDLTTGNVSQMLKRGISMIHQEMLMIPELTVAQNIYLGRETSGRWLGWLDDRQLTAKASVLLERMGVVIRPDTPVKYLSVAEMQMVEIAKAISNNAKVIIMDEPTSALADTEVATLFRLIGELTRQGVAIIYISHKMDEIFTIADTITVLRDGRYIATKPAAELDIDTLIAMMVGRKLDSLFPESASAPGSVVLSVEGLSRRGAFAGISFDVRAGEVLGIAGLMGAGRTEIARAIVGLDPISQGVIRINGQTVGIRSPQDAIRHGIGYVSEDRKEWGFVPGMSVRENLTLASLRTWASGPFVRMKQELAEATAMMSTLNVKATGPDQAVTYLSGGNQQKVVIGNRLLAKPTILILDEPTRGIDIGAKAEIYRLMKSWQQQGVAIVMISSELPEILGMSDRILVLANGRQTAMLGRDEATQETIMRYAMHKDRATGATGE
- a CDS encoding Gfo/Idh/MocA family protein translates to MATKKTLRIGLIGTGLMGRIHSNGYNQVPHFFPELEYTPVLKAVCSRDAEKVKAFAEQWGYESFETDWRALIARDDIDAVDICTPNDTHAVIAIAAAEAGKMILCEKPLARTVAEGKEMVEAIEKAGVANTVWYNYRRVPAVTLAKQIVDSGKLGKVFHYRANFLQDWTISADLPQGGAALWRLDADAAGSGVTGDLLAHCIDTAMWLNGSITDVSAMTETFIKERVHQLTGKVQKVGIDDACLFHCHFGNGSLGLFEATRYARGHKALYTFEINGEHASIRWDLHDMNRLEYFDHNDESVVRGWRSIHISDGDQPYMNRWWIPGTSIGYEHTFTHQVADFLKSLETGEPCSPTFQDALETQKVCEAVLESAATRSWKETGVESFAGFKTELV
- a CDS encoding sugar phosphate isomerase/epimerase family protein, translated to MNENNYPKLHNAMWPGVVGKGPDSEPVVGFDTMLEMTAGAEVDGVKFDGVDLALFEHIDVNISDDDIKKLADKVGGYNLKIGSLVAPIWGGPAMGSKEDRANFVEMVRKSCHIGQKLTELGIRPSGVVRIDSASTPHEWDADPVGNNKLIVQTFQEACDVAADYGEKLAAEGEICWGGMHSWKTMLETLESVNRPNMGFQADMAHTLLYTMGYNREQDRILPADYDWSDRKTLEEALVTLTNALRPWTIDFHVAQNDGTVFGSGSHDKTGRHCQALDPNGKLDVVHDAGYWLRDENGVLTKAFRHICWDGCMFPNSVMTNQQTWNDILATMIKVRQQHGWYEA
- a CDS encoding cupin domain-containing protein, whose product is METTSIVSQAEKALEQGRGILRLAPTWVPRSFCVPGRRIKLHPDDYYVLGGVRGGIDERWLSSTTPAKNGPLTGENEGLSAVVFTDGDNEVQFLLKDAVDELQGALIGDRLWNEYRSWPMYSKFFDNMGPLPHHLHHNDEQAALIGQLGKPEAYYFPPQLNNHGGDFPYTFIGIAPGTTKEQIRECLVNFTKGDNKITNYSSAYRLEPGTGWDVPPGLLHAPGSLCTYEPQKASDVFAMYQSLVNEAIIPEELLWNGTPQDRMGDYDQLLEAIDWDLNVDPQMMANRFMAPKPVKDLAAMQAEGYVENWVCYKSDAFSAKELTVQPGATVTIKDSAAYGLIVMQGHGKMGVWDIETPALIRYGQLTNDEFFVSEKAALEGVTIVNPSTTDPIVMLKHFGPNNPDLVV
- a CDS encoding aldose 1-epimerase family protein, producing the protein MTQQLWTDKLSNSAQIGGIETSVLDNGAGRGTRIAWINTGTGLRYKVVIDRAMDIADAFYNQHSLAWLSHSGITPPQAFPDRGLNWLRTFNGGLLTTCGLTHVGGAEQDAFGERGLHGLIGNCPAEIESISQPDPVAGKLDMHITGLIRETSVFGPSLELRRTISGTIGQSTIRIHDEVVNRANTSAPHMLLYHFNFGWPLVDEGTKLIWQGDWQAREGGINGDIFRKGYDFRTCPAPLDQHRGTGEAVAFIDAAPDQAGRCSAGLYNARLGLAVALRFQKDQLPWLTNWQHWGRGEYVTGIEPGTHPPIGQAKAREQQTLLFVEPGDRRTYDVAVDVLTTDEPINQFLTLSA
- a CDS encoding 3-keto-disaccharide hydrolase, with protein sequence MSAGLMLAVLATASITTSCMAQNTKSTKDGFVQIFDGKTLNGWDGDPTYWRVENGNLVGEITPATLLKTNSFIIWKGGEPADFELKGEFNITEAGNSGINYRSDRLTDVPFALRGYQADIDGRNRYTGQNYEERKRTTLAYRGQKTTIPAYSGDATPEAVRANVKNNAWSGLTVTGSLGSSDSLKTFIKSENWNTFHLIVKGNHLQHYINGVLMSDVTDNDTVNGKAKGLLGVQVHVGPPMKVQYRNLMLKQL